In one window of Protaetiibacter larvae DNA:
- the ilvN gene encoding acetolactate synthase small subunit, protein MSHHVLSLLVEDKPGLLTRVAGLFSRRGFNINSLAVGPTEIEGLSRITVVVDVEDLPLEQVTKQLNKLINVIKIVELDPEQSVQREHLLIKVRVDNTSRSQILEAVNLFRARVVDVAPDALVIEVTGDSGKVQALLRVLEPYGIREIAQSGLLAIGRGGKSITERVFKN, encoded by the coding sequence ATGTCGCATCACGTGCTCTCGCTCCTCGTCGAGGACAAGCCGGGCCTGCTGACCCGCGTCGCGGGACTGTTCTCGCGCCGCGGCTTCAACATCAACTCGCTCGCGGTGGGTCCCACCGAGATCGAGGGGCTCAGCCGCATCACCGTCGTCGTGGACGTCGAGGATCTGCCGCTCGAGCAGGTGACGAAGCAGCTCAACAAGCTCATCAACGTCATCAAGATCGTCGAGCTCGACCCGGAGCAGTCCGTGCAGCGCGAGCACCTGCTCATCAAGGTGCGCGTCGACAACACGAGCCGCAGCCAGATCCTCGAGGCCGTCAACCTGTTCCGGGCGCGCGTCGTGGATGTCGCCCCGGATGCCCTCGTCATCGAGGTGACGGGCGACTCGGGCAAGGTGCAGGCGCTGCTGCGCGTGCTCGAGCCCTACGGCATCCGCGAGATCGCCCAGTCGGGCCTGCTCGCGATCGGACGCGGCGGCAAGAGCATCACCGAACGCGTCTTCAAGAACTAA
- the ilvD gene encoding dihydroxy-acid dehydratase, with amino-acid sequence MPDSTAPGTPAPVIDHKPRSRTVTDGIEATTSRGMLRAVGMGDADWNKSQIGIASSWNEITPCNLSLARLAQAAKEGVHAGGGYPLQFGTVSVSDGISMGHEGMHFSLVSREVIADSVETVMQAERLDGSVLLAGCDKSIPGMLMAAARLDLASVFLYAGSIAPGWVRLSDGTEKDITIIDSFEAVGGVKAGIMSEEDAHAIECAFAPGEGACGGMYTANTMASVAEALGLSIPGSASPPSYDRRRDYYAHRSGEAVVKLLEKGITARQILTKKAFENAIAVGMALGGSTNIVLHLLAIAHEAEVELTLDDFNRIGAKVPHIGDLKPFGRYVMNDVDRRGGLPVLMKALLDAGLMHGDALTVTGKTLAENLADIGPIPPLDGQVLRTLDNPIHATGGLTILHGTMAPEGAVVKTAGFDAAVFEGPARVFDRERAAMDALTEGTINHGDVVVIRYEGPKGGPGMREMLAITAAIKGAGLGKDVLLLTDGRFSGGTTGLCIGHIAPEAVDAGPIAFVRDGDRIRVDIASRSIELLVDEAELAARREGWEPLPPRYTRGVLAKYSRLVHSAAEGAVTG; translated from the coding sequence ATGCCGGATAGCACCGCCCCGGGTACCCCTGCGCCCGTGATCGACCACAAGCCCCGCTCGCGCACCGTCACCGACGGCATCGAGGCCACCACCTCCCGCGGCATGCTGCGCGCCGTCGGCATGGGGGACGCCGACTGGAACAAGTCCCAGATCGGCATCGCGAGCTCCTGGAACGAGATCACCCCCTGCAACCTGAGCCTCGCGCGTCTCGCGCAGGCCGCCAAGGAGGGCGTGCACGCGGGCGGTGGCTACCCGCTGCAGTTCGGCACCGTCTCGGTCTCGGACGGCATCTCGATGGGCCACGAGGGCATGCACTTCTCGCTCGTCTCGCGCGAGGTCATCGCCGACTCGGTCGAGACCGTCATGCAGGCCGAGCGCCTCGACGGCTCGGTGCTGCTCGCCGGATGCGACAAGTCGATCCCCGGCATGCTCATGGCGGCGGCGCGACTGGATCTGGCATCCGTGTTCCTCTACGCCGGCTCGATCGCTCCCGGCTGGGTGCGCCTCTCGGACGGCACCGAGAAGGACATCACGATCATCGACTCCTTCGAGGCGGTCGGCGGCGTGAAGGCGGGCATCATGTCCGAGGAGGACGCCCACGCCATCGAGTGCGCCTTCGCGCCCGGCGAGGGTGCCTGCGGCGGCATGTACACCGCCAACACGATGGCCTCGGTCGCCGAGGCGCTCGGTCTGTCGATCCCGGGCTCCGCGAGCCCGCCCAGCTACGACCGCCGCCGGGACTACTACGCGCACCGCTCCGGCGAGGCCGTCGTGAAGCTGCTCGAGAAGGGCATCACGGCCCGCCAGATCCTCACCAAGAAGGCCTTCGAGAACGCCATCGCGGTCGGCATGGCCCTCGGCGGCTCGACGAACATCGTGCTGCACCTGCTCGCGATCGCGCACGAGGCCGAGGTCGAGCTGACCCTCGACGACTTCAACCGGATCGGCGCGAAGGTGCCGCACATCGGCGACCTGAAGCCCTTCGGCCGCTACGTCATGAACGACGTGGATCGCCGCGGCGGCCTGCCCGTGCTCATGAAGGCGCTGCTGGATGCGGGTCTCATGCACGGCGACGCGCTCACCGTGACCGGCAAGACGCTCGCCGAGAACCTGGCCGACATCGGCCCCATCCCGCCGCTCGACGGCCAGGTGCTGCGCACGCTCGACAACCCGATCCACGCGACCGGTGGCCTCACGATCCTGCACGGCACCATGGCGCCGGAGGGTGCGGTCGTGAAGACGGCCGGCTTCGACGCCGCCGTCTTCGAGGGTCCCGCGCGGGTCTTCGACCGCGAGCGTGCCGCGATGGACGCCCTCACCGAGGGCACGATCAACCACGGCGACGTGGTCGTGATCCGCTACGAGGGCCCCAAGGGCGGGCCGGGGATGCGGGAGATGCTCGCCATCACCGCGGCCATCAAGGGCGCGGGCCTCGGCAAGGATGTGCTGCTGCTGACCGACGGCCGCTTCTCGGGCGGCACCACGGGCCTGTGCATCGGCCACATCGCGCCCGAGGCGGTGGATGCCGGGCCGATCGCCTTCGTGCGGGACGGCGACCGCATCCGCGTCGACATCGCCTCGCGCTCGATCGAGCTGCTCGTGGACGAGGCCGAGCTGGCCGCCCGTCGCGAGGGCTGGGAGCCGCTGCCTCCGCGCTACACGCGCGGCGTGCTCGCGAAGTACTCGCGCCTCGTGCACTCGGCCGCCGAGGGCGCCGTCACCGGTTGA
- a CDS encoding YhgE/Pip family protein — protein MSPHTPAPRARRRWIRVLAIVGAAVVPLAFAGLTMASLADTEDGIHRIPAAIVNQDEMVDQTAPDGSTTPVLAGRLLVTELTGTDSPGMDWRLSNAAEAKAALADGEVYAVLTIPADFSASVISLSGSDPVQAQLSLTTDDAHSYLAGSVAQSLGEGMVRAFGSTLTEQYISGMYTQFGTIGEAFTQAADGAGQLADGAAQAATGSAQYADGVASYTRGASSLSAGLQTMKRETAGLGQLGAGVLDYTAGVSQLSAALTAAANDVAANPGDPQKLGTLQYLTAQLELAAAKGTALGDGASGLGALADGIAQTADGAARLATSGGAITSGARSLADGNAQLASGASELANGLQAGAAQLGSADATASSDAASVAADPVGLDVTVANAVTGIGQVVGTYLVPLGLWVGGLAIFLVVPPLSRRILASTAGSGRVLGSALARATAVAGVQAALLVLLMHLVAGVSWTLLPATLAFSLVAAAAFTAFHQLLTVGLGRAGLVISLLLVSLQLAAVGGILPSQALAGPFAWLGGIMPLGWATTGLHQLVAGGDAGTVVASALGLAVFGAASLLVSRLAIRRTRRANALGMLLPAAP, from the coding sequence ATGAGCCCGCACACCCCCGCCCCGCGCGCACGCCGCCGCTGGATCCGCGTGCTCGCGATCGTCGGCGCGGCGGTCGTGCCGCTCGCCTTCGCGGGCCTCACGATGGCCTCGCTCGCCGACACGGAGGACGGCATCCACCGCATCCCCGCCGCGATCGTCAACCAGGACGAGATGGTCGACCAGACCGCGCCCGACGGCAGCACGACCCCCGTGCTCGCGGGGCGGCTGCTCGTGACCGAGCTCACGGGCACCGACTCGCCCGGCATGGACTGGCGGCTCTCCAACGCCGCCGAGGCGAAGGCGGCCCTCGCCGACGGCGAGGTGTACGCGGTCCTCACCATCCCGGCCGACTTCTCGGCGTCGGTGATCTCGCTCTCCGGCAGCGACCCCGTGCAGGCGCAGCTCTCGCTCACGACCGACGATGCCCACTCCTACCTCGCCGGATCCGTCGCCCAATCGCTCGGCGAGGGCATGGTGCGCGCCTTCGGCTCCACCCTCACCGAGCAGTACATCTCGGGCATGTACACGCAGTTCGGCACGATCGGGGAAGCCTTCACCCAGGCGGCCGACGGCGCCGGGCAGCTGGCCGACGGTGCCGCGCAGGCCGCCACCGGGTCCGCCCAGTACGCCGACGGCGTGGCGTCGTACACGCGCGGGGCCTCCTCTCTCTCGGCAGGGCTGCAGACCATGAAGCGCGAGACCGCGGGACTGGGGCAGCTCGGCGCCGGCGTGCTCGACTACACGGCGGGCGTCAGCCAGCTCTCCGCCGCCCTCACGGCGGCCGCGAACGACGTCGCCGCGAACCCCGGCGACCCGCAGAAGCTCGGCACCCTGCAGTACCTCACCGCGCAGCTCGAGCTCGCCGCCGCGAAGGGCACCGCCCTCGGCGACGGCGCCTCGGGGCTCGGCGCCCTCGCCGACGGCATCGCCCAGACCGCCGACGGCGCCGCGCGGCTCGCGACCAGCGGGGGAGCGATCACCTCGGGTGCGCGCAGCCTCGCGGACGGCAACGCGCAGCTCGCCTCCGGCGCCTCCGAGCTCGCGAACGGCCTGCAGGCCGGCGCCGCGCAACTCGGCAGCGCCGACGCGACCGCCTCCTCCGATGCCGCATCGGTGGCCGCCGACCCGGTCGGGCTGGACGTGACCGTCGCCAACGCGGTCACCGGCATCGGCCAGGTGGTCGGCACCTACCTCGTGCCGCTCGGCCTGTGGGTGGGCGGTCTCGCGATCTTCCTCGTCGTGCCGCCGCTCAGCCGCCGCATCCTCGCCTCGACCGCCGGCTCGGGCCGGGTGCTCGGCTCGGCGCTCGCCCGGGCGACCGCGGTCGCCGGAGTGCAGGCGGCACTGCTCGTGCTGCTCATGCACCTCGTCGCCGGGGTCTCCTGGACCCTGCTGCCTGCGACGCTCGCCTTCTCGCTCGTCGCCGCGGCCGCCTTCACCGCGTTCCATCAACTGCTGACGGTCGGGCTCGGCCGCGCCGGTCTCGTCATCTCTCTGCTGCTGGTCTCGCTGCAGCTCGCGGCGGTCGGCGGCATCCTGCCGAGTCAGGCGCTCGCGGGGCCGTTCGCCTGGCTCGGCGGCATCATGCCGCTCGGGTGGGCGACCACGGGACTGCACCAACTCGTCGCGGGCGGAGACGCCGGGACGGTCGTCGCGAGCGCGCTCGGCCTCGCCGTGTTCGGTGCGGCGAGCCTGCTCGTCAGCCGCCTCGCGATCCGCCGCACCCGTCGCGCGAACGCCCTCGGGATGCTGCTCCCGGCCGCCCCCTGA
- a CDS encoding acetolactate synthase large subunit: MTSAAVPAPSAAPTKRDAPPILTGSGAVLASLEKLGITDVFGLPGGAIMPFYDELMASTAVRHILVRHEQGAGHAAEGYAAASGKVGVAIATSGPGATNLVTAIADAHMDSVPLLAITGQVFSTSMGTDAFQEVDIVGITMPITKHSFLVTDPAQVPATLAAAYLIATTGRPGPVLVDITKDAQQNSAPFIWPPKVELPGYRPVTKAHGKQIQSAAELIAAAHRPVLYVGGGVIRAEASKELLKLAELTGAPVVTTLMARGAFPDSHPQHLGMPGMHGSVPAVLALQESDLIVSLGARFDDRVTGKVSDFAPDAKVVHVDIDPAEIGKIRHADVPIVGDAREVIIDLIDAFRDQAIVPDTAEWWARLEQLRANYPLGYTEPEDGLLSPQYVIQRIGALSGPEAVYAAGVGQHQMWAAQFIDYERPHAWLNSGGAGTMGYSIPAAMGAKVAQPDRLVWAIDGDGCFQMTNQELATCTINDIPIKVAIINNSSLGMVRQWQTLFYDGRHSFTDLNTGALDGENTTRMVPDFVKLAEAYGALGIRVTKKEEIDAAITLAIETNDRPVVIDFVVSRDAMVWPMVPQGVGNSQVQYARDHAPAWEEE, encoded by the coding sequence ATGACCTCTGCAGCCGTGCCTGCGCCGTCCGCGGCGCCGACCAAGCGTGACGCCCCACCCATCCTGACCGGCTCCGGTGCCGTGCTCGCGAGTCTCGAAAAGCTCGGCATCACCGACGTCTTCGGCCTGCCGGGCGGCGCCATCATGCCGTTCTACGACGAGCTGATGGCCTCCACGGCCGTCCGCCACATCCTCGTGCGCCACGAGCAGGGCGCCGGCCACGCGGCCGAGGGCTACGCCGCCGCATCCGGGAAGGTCGGCGTCGCGATCGCGACCTCCGGCCCCGGGGCCACCAACCTGGTCACCGCCATCGCGGATGCGCACATGGACTCGGTGCCGCTGCTCGCGATTACCGGCCAGGTGTTCTCGACCTCGATGGGCACCGACGCGTTCCAGGAGGTCGACATCGTGGGCATCACGATGCCGATCACCAAGCACTCCTTCCTCGTCACCGATCCGGCCCAGGTGCCGGCGACGCTCGCGGCGGCGTACCTGATCGCCACGACCGGCCGCCCCGGCCCGGTGCTCGTGGACATCACGAAGGATGCGCAGCAGAACTCGGCGCCGTTCATCTGGCCGCCGAAGGTCGAGCTGCCCGGATACCGCCCGGTGACCAAGGCGCACGGCAAGCAGATCCAGTCGGCGGCCGAGCTCATCGCGGCGGCCCACCGCCCGGTGCTCTACGTGGGCGGCGGCGTCATCCGCGCCGAGGCGTCCAAGGAGCTGCTGAAGCTCGCCGAGCTGACCGGCGCCCCCGTCGTGACGACCCTCATGGCGCGCGGGGCGTTCCCCGACTCGCACCCGCAGCACCTCGGCATGCCGGGCATGCACGGCTCGGTTCCCGCGGTGCTCGCGCTGCAGGAATCCGACCTCATCGTGTCGCTCGGCGCCCGCTTCGACGACCGCGTGACCGGCAAGGTGAGCGACTTCGCCCCGGATGCCAAGGTCGTGCACGTCGACATCGACCCCGCCGAGATCGGCAAGATCCGCCACGCCGACGTGCCGATCGTGGGGGACGCGCGCGAGGTGATCATCGACCTCATCGACGCCTTCCGCGATCAGGCGATCGTGCCCGACACGGCCGAGTGGTGGGCGCGCCTCGAGCAGCTGCGGGCCAACTATCCGCTCGGCTACACCGAGCCGGAGGATGGCCTGCTCTCGCCGCAGTACGTCATCCAGCGGATCGGCGCGCTGTCCGGACCCGAGGCGGTCTACGCGGCGGGCGTCGGCCAGCACCAGATGTGGGCCGCCCAGTTCATCGACTACGAGCGCCCGCACGCCTGGCTCAACTCCGGCGGCGCCGGCACCATGGGCTACTCGATCCCGGCCGCGATGGGTGCGAAGGTCGCCCAGCCCGACCGGCTGGTGTGGGCGATCGACGGCGACGGATGCTTCCAGATGACCAATCAGGAGCTCGCCACCTGCACCATCAACGACATCCCGATCAAGGTCGCGATCATCAACAACTCCTCGCTCGGCATGGTGCGCCAGTGGCAGACGCTGTTCTACGACGGCCGCCACTCCTTCACCGACCTCAACACGGGGGCCCTCGACGGCGAGAACACCACCCGGATGGTGCCCGACTTCGTGAAGCTGGCCGAGGCGTATGGCGCTCTCGGCATCCGCGTCACGAAGAAGGAGGAGATCGACGCGGCGATCACGCTCGCGATCGAGACCAACGACCGGCCGGTGGTCATCGATTTCGTGGTGAGCCGCGACGCGATGGTGTGGCCCATGGTGCCGCAGGGCGTCGGCAACTCGCAGGTGCAGTACGCGCGCGACCACGCGCCCGCGTGGGAAGAGGAGTAA
- the otsB gene encoding trehalose-phosphatase produces the protein MDDRAGTAAVSGGLPESLVGALRELARTRRLLVALDFDGTLAPEVDSPERARALPEAREAVLRLLELPRTRVAVVSGRALRSLVEVAQLPDTALLVGSHGIELRLDDPYTRVQLDTAELERVDVLHEVLSQVADSIDDVWLEAKPAGFALHTRLATEQNSRLAHLVALSEAQAEDDDLTIREGKNVLEFAVRSTTKGEALEHLRRYTAADAVFYAGDDTTDEDAFDALQPDDVGVKSGPGATLAPFRVPGPAEIAEVLSLLALFRSGDLHEQ, from the coding sequence GTGGACGATCGAGCGGGCACCGCGGCCGTGAGCGGCGGGCTTCCGGAGTCGCTCGTCGGGGCTCTTCGCGAGTTGGCGCGGACGCGCCGGCTGCTCGTCGCGCTCGACTTCGACGGCACGCTCGCCCCCGAGGTGGATTCGCCGGAGCGTGCCCGGGCGCTTCCGGAGGCGCGGGAGGCCGTGCTGCGGCTGCTCGAGCTGCCGCGCACGCGGGTCGCCGTGGTGAGCGGGCGCGCCCTGCGCTCGCTCGTGGAGGTGGCTCAGCTGCCCGATACGGCGCTGTTGGTGGGCTCGCACGGGATCGAACTGCGGCTCGACGACCCGTACACCCGCGTCCAACTCGACACCGCGGAGCTCGAGCGGGTGGACGTGCTGCACGAGGTGCTGAGCCAGGTGGCCGACTCGATCGACGATGTCTGGCTCGAGGCGAAGCCGGCCGGCTTCGCGCTGCACACCCGTCTCGCCACGGAGCAGAACTCGCGCCTCGCACATCTGGTGGCCCTCAGCGAGGCGCAGGCCGAGGATGACGACCTCACCATCCGGGAGGGGAAGAACGTGCTCGAGTTCGCGGTGCGCTCCACCACGAAGGGCGAGGCGCTCGAGCATCTGCGCCGGTACACGGCGGCGGATGCGGTGTTCTACGCGGGCGACGACACGACCGACGAGGATGCCTTCGATGCCCTCCAGCCCGACGATGTGGGCGTGAAGTCGGGTCCGGGGGCGACCCTCGCCCCCTTCCGCGTGCCCGGCCCCGCCGAGATCGCCGAGGTGCTCTCGCTCCTCGCCCTCTTCCGTTCCGGCGACCTCCACGAGCAGTAG
- the otsA gene encoding alpha,alpha-trehalose-phosphate synthase (UDP-forming) has protein sequence MADESYRFVVVSNRLPVDRVVDDSGEASWRQSPGGLVTALEPVMRASGGAWVGWVGQPDLEIEPFDENGIRIIPVPLSDSDLELYYEGFSNDTLWPLYHDVIAQPGYHRVWWERYAVVNRRFAEAAAAVSEPGATVWVQDYQLQLVPAMLRELRPDLLIGFFNHIPFPAYGIFSQLPWRTQIIEGLLGADVVGFQRVADAGNFSRAVRRLRGYPTRTPYIEVPGMGDQPARRVIAKAFPISIDVAGFEELAARPEVQERARQIRHDLGDPATVMLGVDRLDYTKGITHRLKAYGELLAEGRLSVEDVTLVQIATPSRERVESYRQLRDEIELTVGRINGDYGTISHQAISYLHHGFPREEMAAMYLAADVLLVTALRDGMNLVAKEYVAARADEDGVLILSEFTGASDELRAALLINPHDIDGVKDAIVRAIEMPRHDRRKRMRSLRKRVAENDVSHWSNSFLTTLRESRGTQTPFGGGAPFDEGEWTIERAPRP, from the coding sequence ATGGCCGACGAGAGCTACCGCTTCGTCGTCGTGTCCAATCGGCTGCCGGTGGATCGCGTCGTCGACGACTCCGGTGAGGCGAGCTGGCGTCAATCGCCCGGCGGACTCGTGACGGCGCTCGAACCCGTGATGCGGGCGAGCGGCGGAGCGTGGGTGGGCTGGGTCGGACAGCCCGACCTCGAGATCGAGCCCTTCGACGAGAACGGCATCCGGATCATCCCGGTGCCCCTCAGCGACTCCGACCTCGAGCTCTACTACGAGGGGTTCAGCAACGACACCCTGTGGCCGCTCTACCACGATGTGATCGCCCAGCCGGGCTACCACCGGGTGTGGTGGGAACGCTACGCGGTCGTGAACCGGCGCTTCGCCGAGGCCGCGGCCGCGGTGAGCGAACCGGGCGCCACCGTGTGGGTGCAGGACTATCAACTGCAGCTCGTGCCCGCGATGCTGCGGGAGCTGCGGCCCGACCTGCTCATCGGCTTCTTCAACCACATCCCGTTCCCCGCGTACGGCATCTTCTCGCAACTGCCGTGGCGCACGCAGATCATCGAGGGGCTGCTCGGCGCGGACGTCGTCGGCTTTCAGCGGGTGGCGGATGCTGGCAACTTCTCGCGCGCGGTGCGGCGCCTGCGCGGTTACCCCACCCGGACGCCGTACATCGAGGTGCCGGGCATGGGCGACCAGCCCGCGCGGCGGGTGATCGCGAAGGCCTTCCCCATCTCGATCGACGTCGCCGGGTTCGAGGAGCTCGCGGCACGACCCGAGGTGCAGGAGCGCGCCCGGCAGATCCGTCACGATCTGGGGGATCCGGCGACCGTCATGCTGGGTGTGGATCGGCTCGACTATACGAAGGGCATCACGCATCGCCTCAAGGCCTACGGCGAGCTGCTCGCGGAGGGCCGGCTCTCGGTGGAGGACGTCACGCTCGTGCAGATCGCGACCCCTTCGCGTGAGCGGGTGGAGAGTTACCGGCAGCTGCGCGACGAGATCGAGCTCACCGTCGGGCGCATCAACGGCGACTACGGCACCATCAGCCACCAGGCGATCAGCTACCTGCACCACGGGTTCCCGCGCGAGGAGATGGCGGCCATGTACCTCGCCGCCGATGTGCTGCTCGTGACGGCGCTGCGCGACGGCATGAACCTCGTGGCGAAGGAGTATGTGGCGGCGCGAGCCGACGAGGACGGCGTGCTCATCCTCTCCGAGTTCACCGGCGCCTCCGACGAGCTGCGGGCGGCGCTGCTCATCAACCCGCACGACATCGACGGGGTGAAGGATGCGATCGTGCGCGCCATCGAGATGCCGCGGCACGACCGGCGCAAGCGGATGCGCTCGCTGCGCAAGCGGGTGGCCGAGAACGACGTGAGCCACTGGTCGAACAGTTTCCTCACCACCCTGCGGGAGTCGCGCGGGACCCAGACGCCGTTCGGCGGCGGGGCTCCGTTCGACGAGGGGGAGTGGACGATCGAGCGGGCACCGCGGCCGTGA
- a CDS encoding sugar phosphate isomerase/epimerase family protein — MISVGMSTTCVYPFAVEHAFRMARLAGFDSMEIMVTNDPVTQDAGKLLEISERYGLPIVSIHAPVLLLTTFVWGRDPQVKLEKSGELAAAVGADSVVVHPPFRWQSNYAQNFERIVRQTAANTGVEIAVENMFPWTVRGKGMKAYAPSPDPLDLDVDAMTLDFSHASLAGRDSLEMAMAMGPKLRHIHLCDGATSAEDGAILDEHLLPGEGTQPVAETLRYLAGSGWDGNVVAEVNVRQEKDEQYRLEKLVQTVAFAREHLGQLHATREPIAAGSTLPLKIRQARRAQKRAGRG; from the coding sequence ATGATCTCCGTCGGCATGAGCACCACGTGCGTCTACCCCTTCGCGGTGGAGCACGCATTCCGGATGGCTCGGCTGGCGGGTTTCGACTCGATGGAGATCATGGTCACCAACGACCCGGTCACCCAGGATGCCGGGAAGCTGCTCGAGATCAGCGAACGCTACGGCCTGCCGATCGTGTCGATCCACGCGCCCGTGCTGCTGCTGACCACCTTCGTGTGGGGACGCGACCCGCAGGTGAAGCTCGAGAAGTCGGGCGAGCTCGCGGCGGCCGTCGGCGCCGACTCGGTGGTGGTGCATCCGCCGTTCCGCTGGCAGTCGAACTACGCGCAGAACTTCGAGCGGATCGTGCGGCAGACGGCCGCGAACACGGGCGTCGAGATCGCGGTGGAGAACATGTTCCCGTGGACGGTGCGCGGCAAGGGCATGAAGGCCTACGCGCCGAGTCCCGACCCGCTCGACCTCGACGTCGACGCGATGACCCTCGACTTCTCGCACGCCTCCCTCGCGGGGCGCGACAGCCTCGAGATGGCGATGGCGATGGGGCCGAAGCTGCGCCACATCCACCTCTGCGACGGGGCGACCTCGGCGGAGGACGGCGCGATCCTGGATGAGCACCTGCTGCCGGGCGAGGGCACTCAGCCGGTCGCCGAGACGTTGCGGTACCTCGCCGGGAGCGGCTGGGACGGCAACGTGGTGGCCGAGGTGAACGTGCGGCAGGAGAAGGACGAGCAGTACCGGCTGGAGAAGCTCGTTCAGACGGTGGCGTTCGCGCGCGAGCACCTCGGGCAGTTGCATGCGACCCGCGAGCCGATCGCGGCGGGCAGCACCCTGCCGCTCAAGATCCGCCAGGCGCGGCGCGCCCAGAAGCGCGCCGGACGCGGCTGA
- the ilvC gene encoding ketol-acid reductoisomerase, with amino-acid sequence MTEIFYDKDADLSIIQGKKVAIVGYGSQGHAHAQNLRDSGVEVVIALKDGSKSIQKATEDGFEVKSVADATEWADLIMILAPDQHQRGIYTDSIKDKLAPGKTLAFAHGFNIRFGYIDAPEGIDVILIAPKAPGHTVRREFVAGRGIPDIIAVERDASGHAWDTALSYAKAIGGTRAGVIKTTFTEETETDLFGEQSVLCGGVSQLVEYGFETLTEAGYQPQIAYFEVLHELKLIVDLMWEGGIAKQRWSVSDTAEYGDYVSGPRVIDPSVKENMKGVLADIQSGAFAERFIADQDAGAPEFYALREKAAQHPIEAVGRELRALFAWKQQDADYTEGSAAR; translated from the coding sequence GTGACCGAGATCTTCTACGACAAGGACGCCGACCTGTCGATCATCCAGGGCAAGAAGGTGGCGATCGTGGGCTACGGCTCGCAGGGTCACGCCCACGCCCAGAACCTGCGCGACTCCGGTGTCGAGGTCGTCATCGCGCTCAAGGACGGCTCGAAGTCGATCCAGAAGGCGACCGAGGACGGCTTCGAGGTGAAGTCGGTCGCCGACGCCACCGAGTGGGCCGACCTGATCATGATCCTGGCGCCCGACCAGCACCAGCGCGGCATCTACACCGACTCGATCAAGGACAAGCTGGCCCCCGGCAAGACGCTCGCCTTCGCCCACGGCTTCAACATCCGCTTCGGCTACATCGACGCGCCCGAGGGGATCGACGTGATCCTCATCGCCCCGAAGGCTCCCGGCCACACGGTGCGCCGCGAGTTCGTGGCCGGCCGCGGCATCCCGGACATCATCGCCGTCGAGCGCGACGCCTCGGGCCACGCCTGGGACACCGCGCTCTCCTACGCGAAGGCGATCGGCGGCACCCGCGCGGGCGTCATCAAGACGACCTTCACCGAGGAGACCGAGACCGACCTGTTCGGCGAGCAGTCGGTGCTCTGCGGCGGCGTCTCGCAGCTCGTCGAGTACGGCTTCGAGACCCTCACCGAGGCGGGCTACCAGCCGCAGATCGCCTACTTCGAGGTGCTGCACGAGCTCAAGCTCATCGTGGACCTCATGTGGGAGGGCGGCATCGCCAAGCAGCGCTGGTCGGTGTCCGACACGGCCGAGTACGGCGACTACGTGTCGGGCCCGCGGGTCATCGACCCGAGCGTCAAGGAGAACATGAAGGGCGTGCTCGCCGACATCCAGTCGGGTGCCTTCGCGGAGCGCTTCATCGCCGACCAGGACGCGGGGGCTCCCGAGTTCTACGCCCTGCGCGAGAAGGCCGCCCAGCACCCGATCGAGGCCGTCGGCCGCGAGCTGCGCGCCCTGTTCGCCTGGAAGCAGCAGGACGCCGACTACACCGAGGGCTCCGCCGCCCGCTGA